In Thermodesulfobacteriota bacterium, one genomic interval encodes:
- a CDS encoding ABC transporter permease — translation MNPLSAFKVAYRAIASNKVRSILTTLGIIIGVAAVISLVAVTQGAEKMIEDQLTSLGGSSFLVKTGKRGVGSGSQQKVYILTPEDAEAIEELDMVTHVSPLIDLGQQIIYGNQDWFTLVIGVGPDFVNINDWYTDRGNFFNNQDVENRARVVVLGKTVADNLFGSQNPIGQSLRINKNTFTVIGVMSSLGQTSGGRDQDDVVLIPYSTFQRYIRAINQVESISVSVKSSEDIPVAESQIISLLRERHRYRPDQKDEFYIKSQLSIINRIFAISRIMTILLASVASISLIVGGIGIMNIMLVSVGERTREIGIRMAVGAKQRDILIQFLIESVLLSLAGGVIGVILGILGSKVASSFTNWPVVISFGAMILAFSVAAVIGIFFGIYPARKASQLDPIEALRYE, via the coding sequence ATGAACCCACTATCAGCATTTAAAGTTGCATACCGCGCAATCGCATCCAATAAAGTGCGCTCCATTCTAACAACACTTGGAATCATCATAGGTGTTGCGGCAGTAATCTCCCTTGTTGCAGTTACTCAGGGGGCTGAGAAGATGATAGAGGATCAGCTCACCAGTCTTGGCGGAAGCTCCTTTCTTGTGAAAACTGGAAAAAGGGGCGTAGGCTCAGGGTCTCAGCAAAAGGTTTATATACTAACCCCTGAGGATGCCGAGGCTATAGAGGAGCTGGACATGGTGACTCACGTATCACCTTTAATCGATTTGGGTCAGCAGATTATTTACGGAAATCAGGACTGGTTTACACTTGTCATTGGAGTAGGGCCGGATTTTGTAAATATTAACGACTGGTACACCGATAGAGGAAACTTTTTTAATAACCAAGATGTAGAAAATAGAGCTAGAGTTGTAGTGCTCGGCAAAACAGTGGCAGATAATCTGTTTGGCTCACAAAATCCTATTGGCCAATCCCTTAGGATTAATAAAAACACATTCACAGTAATAGGGGTTATGAGCTCACTCGGACAAACCTCAGGAGGCAGAGACCAAGATGACGTAGTGTTAATCCCTTACTCCACTTTTCAGAGATATATAAGGGCTATCAATCAGGTAGAGAGCATCTCTGTTTCTGTAAAGTCCTCTGAAGATATCCCGGTTGCAGAGAGTCAGATAATAAGCCTCCTCAGAGAGCGTCATAGATACAGGCCTGATCAAAAGGACGAGTTTTATATAAAAAGTCAACTTAGCATTATTAATAGAATTTTTGCAATCTCAAGGATCATGACAATCCTTCTTGCCAGCGTTGCATCAATTTCTTTGATTGTGGGCGGTATAGGGATTATGAATATCATGCTTGTATCTGTTGGTGAGAGAACAAGAGAGATTGGAATACGTATGGCCGTCGGTGCTAAACAAAGAGATATTTTAATTCAATTTCTGATTGAGTCTGTGCTCTTATCTCTTGCTGGTGGTGTGATTGGGGTGATACTAGGAATACTGGGTTCAAAAGTTGCCTCTTCCTTTACAAACTGGCCTGTGGTCATTTCCTTTGGCGCTATGATTCTTGCTTTCTCAGTTGCCGCGGTAATTGGAATCTTCTTTGGAATCTACCCTGCGCGCAAAGCATCTCAGCTAGATCCTATTGAGGCACTCAGATATGAATAA